One Corynebacterium uterequi DNA segment encodes these proteins:
- a CDS encoding MFS transporter, whose amino-acid sequence MDIRSRIDSSPMSTRQWLIIAVAAFVNALDGYDIVAMAFSSTAVVEEFGLSGTHLGWLLSSALVSIGVGSVALAPLADRFGRRRLVLISLTLTLAGLLLTAVASSTAALFAYRLLTGVGVGGILTCMTVVASEYSNRRYRGLAVAIYASGYGLGATLCGLIAARFIPRFGWEAVFYSGALLTLAAMILVALVMPASPASLIANGQESDATAPLTTPTRSAASSPAAILTPQFRRTTLLLWLGFAVITFAFNFANQWTPKLLTEAGLSAQQGILGGIMLSFGGTLGSLIFGALTIRFSARTVLFSYALAGAGMLVAFISTAGTSVLMFAAGVAVGMLLNGCVTGMYTVTPLAYPENLRATGVGTAIGISRAGAILGPVLVGYLVDAGWSPAALYGGASTVLLLAAAAAFALPAPFSAATTPAAKRADSSVLVG is encoded by the coding sequence ATGGATATCCGAAGCCGCATCGATTCCTCCCCCATGTCCACCCGCCAATGGCTCATCATCGCCGTCGCTGCCTTCGTCAACGCCCTCGACGGATATGACATCGTAGCCATGGCCTTTAGCTCCACAGCCGTGGTCGAAGAATTTGGTCTCAGCGGGACCCACCTCGGCTGGCTTCTGTCCTCAGCGCTGGTCAGTATCGGCGTCGGCTCCGTGGCACTGGCGCCACTCGCTGACCGTTTCGGCCGCCGACGCTTGGTCCTCATCTCCCTAACGCTCACCCTGGCAGGTCTTCTGCTCACCGCTGTTGCGTCCTCGACAGCCGCGCTCTTCGCCTACCGACTGCTCACTGGCGTCGGCGTCGGCGGCATTCTCACGTGCATGACCGTTGTCGCCAGCGAATACTCAAACCGCCGCTACCGCGGCCTGGCCGTCGCCATCTACGCTTCCGGCTACGGGCTTGGCGCTACCCTCTGCGGCCTCATCGCTGCCCGCTTCATCCCCCGCTTCGGCTGGGAGGCGGTCTTTTACTCCGGGGCATTGCTCACGCTGGCGGCCATGATCCTCGTCGCCCTTGTTATGCCGGCCTCCCCGGCCTCACTTATCGCAAACGGTCAGGAAAGCGACGCGACGGCACCACTCACCACCCCGACGCGCTCGGCCGCCTCCTCACCTGCTGCCATTCTCACGCCACAATTCCGCCGAACCACCCTGCTGCTGTGGCTCGGGTTCGCCGTCATCACCTTCGCCTTCAACTTCGCCAACCAATGGACTCCCAAGCTGCTCACCGAAGCAGGCCTATCCGCTCAGCAAGGAATCCTCGGCGGCATCATGCTCAGCTTTGGCGGCACCCTCGGCTCTCTCATCTTCGGCGCGTTGACGATCCGATTCAGCGCCCGCACCGTGCTCTTCTCCTACGCACTCGCCGGTGCGGGAATGCTCGTGGCCTTCATCTCCACGGCCGGAACATCGGTGCTCATGTTCGCCGCCGGAGTGGCGGTGGGAATGCTCCTGAACGGCTGCGTCACCGGAATGTACACCGTCACGCCGCTCGCTTACCCCGAAAACTTGCGGGCGACGGGTGTGGGTACCGCAATTGGTATCTCCCGGGCCGGAGCTATCCTTGGCCCAGTTCTCGTAGGGTATCTCGTCGATGCCGGATGGAGCCCGGCCGCGCTCTACGGTGGAGCATCCACCGTGTTGCTCCTCGCCGCCGCAGCCGCCTTCGCCCTACCGGCACCATTCTCCGCGG